The Thiomonas sp. FB-Cd genome includes a window with the following:
- a CDS encoding 23S rRNA (adenine(2030)-N(6))-methyltransferase RlmJ → MLAYRHAFHAGNAADVLKHIVLLGVLERMGAKEKGYWYIDTHAGAGSYKLAERMAQRLAEYQTGIGLLWGRRDLPRPVAAYVQRIREFNADGDLRIYPGSPALASMVLRPQDRMRLFELHTTDFRMLNATWGQQPHVEVRNSDGFSGLKALLPPPTRRGVVLFDPSYELDSDYGQLVAALRDAVMRFATGVYCVWYPQLQSLEAIRLPKRLKAMAPASWLHAQLTTSAPRADGYGLMGSGMFVINPPFGLQKSLESVLPWLARALGQDGAGKSVLEGFTP, encoded by the coding sequence ATGCTCGCCTATCGACACGCCTTCCACGCCGGCAACGCAGCCGACGTTCTCAAACACATTGTCCTGCTTGGCGTTCTTGAGCGCATGGGCGCAAAAGAAAAGGGCTACTGGTACATCGACACCCATGCCGGGGCGGGAAGCTACAAACTTGCCGAGCGCATGGCGCAGCGACTGGCCGAATACCAGACGGGCATTGGTTTGCTTTGGGGCCGCAGGGATCTGCCACGGCCCGTTGCAGCCTATGTGCAGCGCATCCGCGAGTTCAATGCCGACGGCGACCTGCGCATTTATCCCGGGTCGCCCGCATTGGCGAGCATGGTGCTGCGCCCGCAAGATCGCATGCGGCTGTTCGAGTTGCACACAACAGATTTTCGTATGCTCAACGCGACGTGGGGCCAGCAGCCCCACGTCGAAGTTCGCAACAGCGACGGATTTTCTGGGCTCAAGGCTTTATTACCCCCGCCTACGCGGCGCGGTGTCGTACTGTTTGATCCATCGTATGAACTCGACAGCGACTACGGGCAACTCGTGGCCGCCTTGCGCGACGCCGTCATGCGCTTCGCTACCGGTGTGTACTGCGTTTGGTACCCGCAACTGCAAAGTCTTGAAGCCATCCGCTTGCCCAAGCGTCTTAAGGCCATGGCGCCAGCCAGTTGGCTGCATGCCCAACTCACCACCAGCGCTCCACGCGCAGATGGATACGGCCTGATGGGCAGTGGCATGTTCGTCATCAATCCACCCTTCGGCTTGCAAAAGAGCCTGGAAAGCGTGCTTCCTTGGCTGGCGCGTGCGCTCGGGCAGGATGGAGCGGGGAAGTCGGTCCTGGAAGGATTTACGCCCTAG
- a CDS encoding HAMP domain-containing sensor histidine kinase gives MRLPYPRSFSSLLLVGFALVTLPLLLGMGYTAYVQERLAAQTRSAIAITVQVTRTTRQLAEDISTLQRAAGQFYVLQDPQLRAGMRDAHEAVDHALQTLRALPFGPSNSSRINTIDQREKVLYSQLNDPTNVGLRRFDSFATEFAALSRLADQVTVAGNAMVDSQVAALTRRAQTLRTVLLSQAAAAVLLSVLIAALFSWLLSRPVRQIDQAIRRLGAGDLQPQPRVQGPVDLVFLGQQLDWLRLRLRELDEQKLRFLRHVSHELKTPLASLREGVELLADGVGGKLTAQQREITQIMRGNARDLQQRIENLIGYSRAQRQLDPLVSGGVDLAALLDALVLRNDLARRAKRLRVQREGSAPLLQADRGKLDTLFENLLINAMRFSPVNGVIAITVRGAKQAVEVIVCDQGPGVAQEDRAHLFKPFFQGSRQPPAAAPGSGLGLAIAREYAQLHGGDIELCRTQEDGGACFCVHLPLRPDLSAAQSKAHAVAGAANADQNEAAGALEGDPESSSDWVSTQPSDDKS, from the coding sequence ATGCGTCTGCCCTATCCGCGCTCCTTTTCCAGCCTGCTTCTGGTGGGTTTTGCGCTCGTCACGCTGCCGCTTTTGCTGGGCATGGGCTATACCGCCTACGTTCAGGAGCGCTTGGCGGCACAGACGCGCTCAGCTATCGCGATTACCGTGCAGGTGACGCGCACCACACGGCAACTCGCCGAAGACATCTCCACACTGCAGCGCGCAGCAGGCCAGTTTTATGTGTTGCAGGATCCGCAATTGCGTGCAGGTATGCGTGATGCGCACGAGGCCGTCGATCATGCGCTGCAGACGCTACGCGCATTGCCGTTTGGTCCTTCCAACAGCAGTCGGATCAATACGATAGACCAGAGGGAAAAGGTCTTGTATTCGCAATTGAACGACCCCACCAATGTCGGTCTGCGGCGTTTCGATTCCTTCGCGACGGAATTTGCGGCCTTGAGTCGCCTGGCCGATCAGGTGACGGTAGCAGGCAACGCCATGGTGGACAGCCAAGTTGCCGCGCTCACGCGCCGGGCCCAGACCTTGCGCACGGTATTACTCAGTCAGGCGGCAGCCGCCGTCCTCTTGTCCGTTTTGATTGCGGCACTCTTTTCCTGGTTGTTGTCACGTCCGGTGCGGCAGATTGACCAGGCCATTCGCCGGCTGGGTGCTGGCGACCTGCAGCCTCAGCCACGCGTGCAGGGCCCAGTCGATCTTGTATTTCTCGGTCAGCAGCTTGACTGGCTGCGCCTGCGCCTGCGCGAGCTGGATGAGCAGAAGCTGCGCTTCCTGCGCCACGTTTCGCACGAGCTCAAGACGCCGCTGGCATCTCTGCGCGAGGGCGTGGAGCTGCTGGCCGACGGCGTGGGCGGAAAGCTGACCGCGCAGCAGCGCGAAATTACACAAATCATGCGCGGTAACGCACGGGACCTTCAGCAGCGAATCGAGAACCTCATCGGCTACAGCCGTGCACAGCGACAGCTTGATCCGCTGGTCTCGGGGGGAGTGGATCTGGCTGCGCTTCTTGACGCGCTCGTGCTGCGCAATGACTTGGCGCGGCGAGCCAAGCGGCTTCGCGTGCAGCGTGAGGGCAGCGCCCCCCTTTTACAAGCCGACCGTGGAAAGCTCGATACCCTGTTTGAAAACCTGCTGATCAACGCCATGCGTTTCAGTCCTGTGAACGGCGTCATTGCCATCACAGTGCGGGGCGCAAAGCAGGCGGTGGAGGTGATTGTGTGCGACCAAGGCCCGGGCGTGGCCCAAGAGGATCGGGCTCACCTCTTCAAGCCCTTTTTCCAGGGCAGCCGGCAGCCACCCGCGGCCGCGCCCGGTAGTGGTCTGGGCCTGGCCATTGCGCGGGAATATGCCCAATTGCATGGCGGTGACATTGAGCTTTGTCGGACCCAGGAGGATGGTGGCGCTTGCTTTTGCGTGCACCTGCCGCTTCGCCCCGATCTGAGTGCCGCGCAAAGCAAGGCGCATGCGGTGGCGGGTGCCGCGAATGCCGACCAGAATGAAGCAGCCGGCGCACTCGAGGGCGATCCCGAGTCGTCTTCCGACTGGGTTTCGACACAGCCCTCCGATGACAAGAGCTGA
- the nudB gene encoding dihydroneopterin triphosphate diphosphatase, whose translation MSASHSPSISPTHAEIYKIPVSVLVVIHTRQLDVLLIERARQPGFWQSVTGSVDTPGEVLSGTAAREVAEETGIRIGCDGVPWSALRDWHLSNVYDIYPLWRHRYAPGVWKNTEHVFSLEVPARVSVTLAPREHRAQVWLPWEEAAMQCFSASNAEAIRQLPRRLMPGNSK comes from the coding sequence ATGTCAGCCTCTCACTCCCCGTCAATCTCTCCAACGCACGCCGAGATCTATAAGATCCCGGTGTCCGTTCTGGTCGTGATACACACGCGGCAGCTTGATGTGCTTCTGATCGAGCGCGCCCGCCAACCTGGCTTCTGGCAGAGTGTCACGGGTAGTGTGGATACGCCGGGTGAGGTCCTCAGCGGCACGGCCGCGCGCGAGGTCGCGGAAGAGACCGGCATTCGCATTGGCTGCGATGGAGTGCCGTGGTCGGCGCTGCGCGATTGGCATCTGTCGAACGTCTATGACATTTACCCCTTGTGGCGCCACCGCTACGCGCCCGGCGTATGGAAGAACACCGAGCACGTCTTTAGCCTGGAAGTGCCGGCTCGAGTATCGGTGACCCTGGCGCCGCGGGAGCATCGCGCGCAGGTGTGGCTTCCCTGGGAAGAGGCTGCAATGCAGTGTTTTTCAGCATCGAACGCCGAGGCGATACGGCAATTGCCGCGGCGCCTGATGCCGGGGAATTCAAAGTGA
- the clsB gene encoding cardiolipin synthase ClsB, producing the protein MPAPLATSARARSAFRRTPRRAARFVRVRAWLRATWQAARWLRLQPGAGARLDPDGDEDAALGPAWSTGNCVDLLPYGKALFPALKAAWAKAHTSIWLETYIFHDDALALDLAAALVDAAQRGVQVRVMVDGLGSARSVPRLDALFDGSGVEFMVYRPWRRWLDLIQRGHWRRLHRKVCVVDGETAFIGGINLIDDRLDIHHGWTAQPRLDYAVRVRGLVAQQALWSMRRLWLRTVATGSVQRQLRRAPGPDVLGSRSARKRYLDELLAWGGEAPPREEVQAPQKRLLSGEGRQHRVCSDGRSGMRAALVVRDNLLQRRAIERAYIHAIDHARAQVLLMSPYFYPGQAFRESLKRAAGRGVRVTLLLQGRIDYRAAGWAAHALYRELLQAGVRICEYQRAYLHGKVAVVDEAWATVGSSNIDPLSLLVNREANVMVRDARFARSLAAHVQGELAHAVPIDDLHLHRRIAWWTRPLVALAARLFIALAGGTRRY; encoded by the coding sequence ATGCCTGCCCCGCTCGCCACATCCGCACGTGCCCGTAGTGCTTTTCGACGCACTCCTCGGCGAGCCGCTCGATTCGTCAGGGTGCGAGCGTGGCTGCGCGCGACCTGGCAGGCGGCACGCTGGCTGCGCCTGCAGCCGGGAGCTGGGGCTCGGCTGGACCCGGATGGCGATGAGGATGCTGCGCTAGGGCCGGCGTGGTCCACCGGCAATTGCGTCGACTTGTTGCCTTATGGGAAGGCACTCTTTCCTGCGCTCAAAGCCGCATGGGCGAAGGCGCACACCAGCATTTGGCTGGAAACCTATATCTTTCACGACGATGCTTTGGCACTCGACCTTGCTGCGGCATTGGTGGATGCAGCGCAGCGGGGCGTGCAGGTGCGGGTGATGGTGGATGGTCTGGGTTCGGCCCGAAGTGTGCCCAGGCTGGATGCGCTCTTTGATGGCAGCGGTGTGGAGTTCATGGTCTACCGACCGTGGCGCCGCTGGCTGGATCTGATTCAACGTGGGCACTGGCGCAGGTTGCACCGCAAGGTGTGCGTCGTTGACGGCGAGACAGCCTTCATTGGCGGTATCAACCTGATTGACGATCGGCTGGATATCCATCATGGGTGGACCGCTCAGCCGCGTCTGGACTACGCGGTGCGGGTGCGGGGCTTGGTGGCTCAACAGGCGCTCTGGAGCATGCGTCGACTCTGGCTGCGTACAGTGGCAACGGGCAGTGTGCAGCGCCAGCTGAGAAGGGCTCCCGGACCTGATGTGCTGGGTTCACGCAGCGCGCGTAAGCGCTATCTGGACGAACTCCTTGCTTGGGGTGGCGAGGCGCCACCGCGCGAGGAGGTCCAGGCGCCGCAAAAGCGATTGCTTTCGGGTGAGGGCCGGCAGCACCGTGTCTGTTCCGATGGTCGATCTGGCATGCGTGCAGCTCTTGTGGTGAGGGACAACCTCCTGCAGCGCCGCGCGATCGAGCGAGCGTACATCCACGCGATCGACCATGCGCGTGCGCAAGTGCTTCTTATGTCACCATACTTCTATCCTGGTCAGGCGTTCCGCGAAAGTCTCAAGCGAGCTGCGGGGCGAGGCGTGCGCGTGACGCTGCTGCTGCAGGGGCGCATTGACTACCGCGCCGCGGGCTGGGCTGCGCATGCGCTCTACCGCGAACTGCTCCAAGCGGGCGTGCGCATCTGCGAATACCAGCGTGCCTACCTGCACGGCAAGGTGGCAGTAGTGGATGAAGCTTGGGCAACCGTGGGCAGCTCCAACATTGATCCGCTGTCACTTCTGGTCAACCGCGAGGCCAACGTCATGGTTCGCGATGCGCGTTTCGCGCGTTCGCTGGCGGCGCATGTGCAGGGTGAATTGGCCCATGCCGTGCCCATCGATGACCTGCACCTGCATCGTCGCATTGCGTGGTGGACACGCCCGCTCGTCGCGCTGGCGGCCCGACTGTTTATCGCATTGGCGGGTGGAACGAGGCGGTACTAA
- a CDS encoding endonuclease/exonuclease/phosphatase family protein, which yields MTSQASPPASSALRVASYNIHKGVVGLGPVKRLSIHDLQGALRELDADLVFLQEVQFAHQRHARRFAHWPEQPQHELLGEGLGMHTAYHTNAVTRHGEHGNALLSRYPILSVKHHDVSDHRFEQRGLLHVRLCVPLPEATPAQQTLHAIVVHFGLFGGGRKRQIARLVHYITSQVPPDEPVIVAGDFNDWRGQLGAELGAVQLTDVSTRVTQRRDARKPRWRQRVRTYPARLPLMPLDRIYARGYAARLVSLGWGAGWARLSDHAPLLVELEREHDGLLSSGAHQASHGTPAQPPY from the coding sequence GTGACATCGCAAGCGTCACCTCCCGCGTCCAGCGCCCTGCGTGTGGCGTCGTACAACATCCACAAGGGAGTTGTGGGGTTGGGTCCGGTCAAGCGACTGAGCATTCACGACCTTCAGGGAGCGCTGCGCGAGCTTGATGCGGACCTCGTGTTTCTCCAAGAGGTGCAGTTCGCCCACCAGCGCCACGCCCGGCGGTTTGCGCATTGGCCTGAACAGCCGCAGCATGAGTTGCTCGGGGAAGGCCTGGGCATGCACACGGCCTATCACACCAATGCCGTGACCCGACATGGCGAGCACGGCAACGCGTTGCTGTCGCGCTACCCGATCCTGAGCGTGAAGCATCACGACGTATCGGACCACCGGTTCGAGCAGCGCGGGCTGCTCCATGTGCGTCTGTGTGTGCCGTTGCCCGAGGCCACGCCGGCACAGCAGACACTGCACGCGATCGTCGTGCACTTTGGCCTCTTCGGCGGTGGCCGCAAGCGCCAGATTGCGAGACTGGTTCACTACATCACGAGCCAAGTGCCGCCCGACGAACCCGTGATTGTGGCTGGAGACTTCAACGACTGGCGCGGACAGCTCGGTGCTGAACTCGGCGCCGTTCAGTTGACCGATGTGTCCACAAGGGTCACACAGCGGCGCGATGCGCGCAAGCCCCGCTGGCGTCAGCGTGTGCGTACCTACCCTGCGCGGCTTCCACTGATGCCGTTGGACCGCATCTATGCGCGCGGGTACGCCGCTCGACTGGTTAGCCTGGGATGGGGGGCGGGCTGGGCGCGGCTGTCGGACCACGCACCGTTGCTGGTTGAGCTCGAACGCGAGCACGATGGCCTTTTGTCGTCCGGTGCGCACCAAGCATCGCACGGCACGCCCGCGCAGCCGCCCTATTGA
- a CDS encoding sulfurtransferase, whose product MNPLTSEVRKKHRAPLRSSVRPAQAFGRLWERLKIGIVLFWLLAAWALSQSASAMTSPGVGLDTIPAARATFGPLLTPAQLHAVLPQVRVVDIREDDGGSSTYAAGHISGALWAPYSSWRGPADDPGQLLAVADYTALLRRLGIDSRTRVVLVADGGSPSDFGAPARVYWTLKWLGVSHLAILNGGMLAWTRAGLGVTRQAAQVTPSAFVPRLDSSILASRKQVAQAVHDPRGVLLLDARPAAFYLGKAKAPAALEPGTLPGALNFDNARWFPRGSGELPPMAVLKRIAAGLPQPEGVEPIVSFCNTGHWAATNWFVLSQLLHVPNVRLYPGSMVDWSRADEPMVHVPTRSEQLWAQLRQIWQAH is encoded by the coding sequence ATGAACCCCCTAACATCCGAAGTTCGCAAGAAGCACCGCGCCCCATTGCGCTCCTCCGTCCGTCCAGCCCAAGCGTTTGGCAGACTGTGGGAACGTCTCAAGATTGGCATCGTGCTCTTCTGGCTGCTGGCCGCTTGGGCCTTAAGTCAAAGCGCGAGCGCCATGACTTCACCAGGCGTTGGTCTGGACACGATCCCGGCGGCCCGCGCCACGTTTGGCCCACTACTCACGCCCGCTCAACTGCATGCGGTCCTGCCTCAGGTGCGTGTGGTGGACATACGCGAAGATGATGGCGGCTCATCGACCTATGCTGCCGGCCACATTTCGGGCGCGCTGTGGGCGCCGTATTCTTCTTGGCGCGGTCCCGCGGATGACCCGGGCCAGTTGCTGGCGGTCGCAGATTACACCGCGCTGCTGCGGCGGCTCGGCATCGACTCGCGAACTCGCGTGGTGCTGGTGGCTGACGGCGGCAGCCCGAGCGACTTCGGCGCTCCGGCCCGCGTGTACTGGACGCTCAAATGGCTCGGAGTGTCGCATCTGGCGATCCTCAATGGCGGAATGCTTGCGTGGACGCGGGCCGGTCTTGGCGTCACACGCCAGGCTGCGCAAGTGACGCCCTCGGCGTTTGTCCCGCGCCTGGATTCATCGATTCTGGCCAGCCGTAAACAAGTGGCGCAGGCGGTGCATGATCCGCGCGGCGTGCTGTTGCTGGATGCGCGCCCGGCTGCGTTTTACCTCGGTAAAGCCAAGGCGCCGGCAGCGCTTGAGCCTGGCACCCTGCCTGGCGCATTGAATTTCGACAATGCGCGCTGGTTTCCACGCGGCTCCGGCGAACTTCCACCCATGGCAGTGCTGAAGCGCATTGCTGCCGGCTTGCCGCAGCCGGAGGGTGTCGAGCCGATCGTCTCGTTTTGCAACACAGGACACTGGGCTGCCACAAACTGGTTCGTCCTGTCGCAGCTGTTGCATGTGCCGAACGTTAGGCTTTACCCTGGCTCCATGGTGGACTGGTCGCGCGCCGATGAGCCCATGGTCCATGTCCCCACGCGTAGCGAACAGCTATGGGCACAGCTCAGACAGATTTGGCAAGCACATTGA
- a CDS encoding YeeE/YedE thiosulfate transporter family protein, which produces MNTAFETGSPADFPRRAHEAPSASAWGRRVLLLGAAFAGFGITTWLVGWRQGLLWCIGVGYGLALSAAAFGFTTGWRVWITDRDPKGLWAQFVGIAVAMVFSVPLLGTHPELQGADGPLSISLLVGAFVFGAAMQVADGCGSGTLYKAGAGHPVSLAVFPAFVFGSFFGAAQLPAWLALGALPPVDLVKVMGVWQTLTVQLSALAALAALLWRLRSGQPSRWQGGAVWVAAVALGLLGAANLVVAGQPWGIVYGLGLWGGKIVQALGVDLRHNAFWGLPAQQAQLHASVLADNTSITDLGLLLGALIAARWRSKAYARARLTARAWAASVLAGLALGYSSRLAFGCNVGAYFSGIATGSLHGWVWFGCAFLGSVLGVRLRRRLSIQG; this is translated from the coding sequence TTGAATACGGCTTTCGAAACGGGCTCCCCGGCCGATTTCCCCCGTCGGGCGCATGAAGCGCCCAGTGCGTCCGCATGGGGTCGGCGAGTCCTGCTACTGGGCGCAGCGTTTGCAGGGTTTGGCATCACCACCTGGCTGGTTGGCTGGCGTCAGGGACTCCTGTGGTGTATCGGTGTCGGGTATGGACTCGCGCTGTCTGCCGCGGCGTTTGGTTTCACCACCGGTTGGAGGGTGTGGATCACCGATCGAGACCCCAAGGGCCTGTGGGCGCAGTTCGTGGGCATTGCCGTTGCGATGGTATTCAGCGTGCCGCTGCTGGGCACCCACCCGGAGCTGCAAGGCGCCGATGGGCCGCTTTCCATCAGTCTTTTGGTCGGCGCCTTCGTGTTTGGCGCGGCCATGCAAGTCGCCGATGGCTGTGGCTCGGGCACACTGTACAAGGCGGGGGCGGGCCATCCAGTAAGCCTCGCGGTGTTCCCGGCTTTCGTGTTTGGCAGTTTCTTTGGTGCAGCGCAGCTGCCAGCTTGGCTGGCTCTGGGCGCTCTACCGCCGGTGGATCTCGTGAAGGTGATGGGCGTGTGGCAAACTTTGACCGTGCAACTCAGTGCGCTCGCCGCGTTGGCGGCGTTGCTCTGGCGGTTGCGCTCAGGTCAGCCATCGCGTTGGCAGGGTGGGGCGGTTTGGGTCGCGGCCGTGGCATTAGGTCTTTTGGGTGCAGCCAATCTGGTGGTGGCAGGTCAACCCTGGGGTATCGTCTACGGGTTGGGGCTATGGGGTGGCAAGATCGTGCAGGCACTCGGTGTGGATCTGCGTCACAACGCCTTCTGGGGTCTGCCAGCCCAACAGGCACAGCTCCACGCCAGCGTGTTGGCCGACAACACCAGCATCACGGATCTTGGGCTGCTTCTGGGGGCGCTCATCGCCGCTCGCTGGAGGAGCAAGGCTTACGCCCGTGCGAGATTGACAGCGCGAGCATGGGCCGCCTCCGTGTTGGCCGGGTTGGCACTTGGATACAGTTCGCGGCTCGCCTTTGGCTGCAACGTGGGGGCCTATTTCTCCGGGATCGCAACCGGCAGCTTGCATGGCTGGGTTTGGTTTGGCTGCGCGTTCCTCGGCAGTGTGCTGGGTGTGCGCCTGCGCAGGCGTCTGAGCATCCAAGGTTGA
- a CDS encoding sigma 54-interacting transcriptional regulator, producing MSTAAPSVLVVDDDADLLRLLGMRLQSAGYKPVPVASAEEALARLAVARPRAVITDLRMQGMDGMALFERIHATDPSLPVIILTAHGTIPDAVAAAQSGVFGYLTKPFEASELLALLARAVGTGSPVVGKPAKQRFPEIVTASPLMNALLDEVALVAASEASVLIQGESGTGKEMLASAVHQASPRRRGPFVAINCAAIPEALLESELFGHAKGAFTGADSARKGLFQTAQGGTVFLDEIGDMPLALQAKLLRVLQEREVRPVGSGQSVAVDVRIVSATHRDLEEAIRQQQFREDLYYRLNVVNLHIPPLRERREDIGPLAQHFVEKLAPKHGRRIVGFAPEALDLLMRADWPGNIRQLMNVVEQCCALCTTVRIPAALVARALRNKPTEILSYAEAKDRFEREYLVNLMKLTGGQVTEAARLAQRNRTEFYRLLQKHALSPALFKTSE from the coding sequence ATGAGCACGGCTGCCCCAAGCGTTCTTGTGGTCGATGATGACGCCGATCTTTTGCGCCTTCTGGGCATGCGGCTTCAGTCGGCCGGTTACAAGCCTGTGCCCGTGGCCAGTGCTGAGGAGGCGCTGGCTCGGTTGGCTGTGGCGCGTCCACGAGCTGTCATCACGGATCTGCGCATGCAGGGGATGGACGGCATGGCGCTGTTCGAGCGCATCCACGCCACAGACCCGTCACTGCCCGTCATCATTCTCACCGCTCACGGCACCATTCCGGACGCGGTGGCAGCCGCCCAGAGTGGTGTCTTTGGCTACCTCACCAAGCCCTTCGAAGCCTCCGAGTTGCTTGCTTTGCTGGCGCGCGCGGTCGGCACCGGTAGCCCCGTGGTGGGCAAGCCGGCGAAGCAGCGGTTCCCAGAAATCGTCACCGCAAGTCCGCTGATGAACGCGCTGCTTGACGAGGTGGCGCTCGTGGCGGCAAGCGAAGCCAGTGTGTTGATTCAGGGCGAGTCGGGAACGGGCAAGGAGATGCTGGCGAGCGCTGTGCACCAGGCGAGTCCACGGAGGCGCGGACCGTTCGTAGCCATCAATTGCGCCGCCATTCCTGAGGCGCTGCTCGAATCCGAGCTCTTTGGTCATGCCAAGGGAGCCTTCACCGGGGCTGATTCGGCGCGCAAGGGCTTGTTCCAGACGGCGCAGGGCGGTACGGTCTTTTTGGACGAAATCGGAGACATGCCGCTGGCGCTGCAGGCCAAGCTGCTGCGTGTGCTGCAGGAGCGTGAGGTTCGACCAGTGGGCTCCGGCCAATCCGTCGCCGTGGACGTGCGCATTGTCTCGGCCACGCACCGCGATCTGGAAGAGGCCATCCGGCAGCAGCAATTCCGCGAAGACTTGTACTACCGGCTCAACGTCGTCAACCTGCATATTCCCCCCTTGCGCGAACGCCGCGAGGATATTGGTCCGCTTGCGCAGCACTTCGTGGAAAAACTGGCTCCCAAGCATGGACGTCGCATCGTCGGCTTTGCGCCCGAGGCGCTGGACCTGCTGATGCGCGCCGACTGGCCAGGCAACATCAGGCAGTTGATGAACGTCGTCGAGCAGTGCTGTGCGCTGTGCACCACGGTACGCATTCCCGCGGCGCTCGTGGCGCGCGCACTGCGCAATAAGCCGACGGAAATCCTGAGCTATGCAGAGGCCAAGGACCGTTTCGAGCGTGAATATCTGGTCAATCTGATGAAACTGACCGGCGGCCAGGTCACGGAGGCGGCGCGGCTTGCCCAGCGCAACCGTACCGAGTTCTACCGGCTGTTGCAAAAGCACGCACTTTCACCGGCGCTGTTCAAGACCAGCGAATAG
- a CDS encoding 3-deoxy-7-phosphoheptulonate synthase yields MPRIDDPSHDHEAGRADATLDTTRIDDTRIKAVRALVSPALLLEELPVTSHVEAVVERSRADIAAVLQGADDRLVVVVGPCSIHDHEQAMAYARLLASVSEELGDALVPVMRVYFEKPRTTVGWKGYINDPRLDGSFRINEGLRRARLLLLEIGALGLPAGTEFLDLLSPQYFSDLIAWGAIGARTTESQSHRQLASGLSCPVGFKNGTDGGVQVAADAIVAADNAHAFMGMTKMGVAAIFETRGNADCHVILRGGKVPNYDAQAVDDACATLRRAGRREQVMIDCSHANSGKQPRRQVEVARDIAARIAAGERRIIGVMIESHLREGRQELRPGVPLESGISITDACLGWGDTLPLLRELATAVRSRRAAT; encoded by the coding sequence ATGCCACGCATCGATGACCCCTCTCATGATCACGAGGCCGGCCGTGCCGACGCCACCCTCGACACGACCCGCATCGATGACACCCGTATCAAGGCCGTGCGCGCACTGGTGTCGCCAGCGCTACTGCTTGAAGAGCTGCCCGTGACTTCGCATGTCGAGGCTGTCGTCGAGCGTAGCCGTGCCGATATCGCTGCGGTTTTGCAAGGAGCGGATGACCGACTGGTCGTTGTGGTCGGACCATGCTCGATTCACGACCACGAGCAGGCCATGGCATACGCCCGTCTGCTCGCGTCGGTCAGTGAGGAATTGGGTGACGCGTTGGTTCCGGTGATGCGTGTGTATTTCGAGAAGCCGCGCACGACAGTCGGCTGGAAGGGGTATATCAACGACCCACGGCTTGATGGCAGCTTTCGCATCAACGAGGGCTTGAGGCGAGCGCGGTTGTTGCTCCTGGAGATTGGCGCGCTCGGACTGCCCGCCGGAACCGAGTTTCTGGACCTGCTTTCGCCGCAGTATTTCAGTGACCTCATTGCCTGGGGCGCCATTGGCGCCCGCACCACCGAAAGCCAGAGCCACCGCCAGCTGGCGTCGGGCCTCAGCTGCCCTGTCGGATTCAAGAACGGCACGGACGGCGGGGTTCAGGTGGCTGCCGACGCCATCGTCGCGGCAGACAATGCCCATGCCTTCATGGGCATGACCAAGATGGGTGTGGCCGCAATATTCGAGACCCGCGGCAATGCTGACTGTCACGTGATCCTGCGTGGAGGTAAGGTCCCGAACTACGATGCGCAGGCTGTCGACGACGCTTGCGCGACCCTGCGTCGTGCCGGCCGGCGTGAGCAGGTGATGATCGACTGTTCGCACGCCAACTCCGGCAAGCAGCCCCGTCGGCAGGTCGAAGTGGCTCGCGACATTGCGGCGCGCATCGCAGCGGGTGAGCGGCGCATCATTGGGGTGATGATTGAAAGCCATCTGCGTGAAGGCCGCCAAGAGCTGCGCCCGGGAGTGCCCCTTGAAAGCGGCATCTCTATCACGGACGCTTGCTTGGGCTGGGGCGACACGTTGCCGCTGCTGCGTGAACTGGCGACTGCAGTGCGCAGCAGACGTGCCGCCACGTAA
- a CDS encoding zinc ribbon domain-containing protein: MVAVPADRTVQECAAYGQFHPDNRRSEDRFVCQRCRHMHHPDANAARIMAKRGVDRVLSGRNNGKPSKRTMRLRSKRAKVTHGASRARRRAGNNTALLTRNHETPTATATVV, from the coding sequence GTGGTCGCCGTCCCAGCGGATCGCACCGTGCAGGAATGTGCCGCATACGGGCAGTTTCACCCCGACAACCGCCGATCGGAGGATCGGTTTGTCTGCCAACGCTGCCGGCACATGCATCACCCCGACGCGAACGCCGCGCGCATCATGGCCAAGCGCGGCGTGGATCGGGTCCTGTCCGGCAGAAACAACGGCAAGCCGAGCAAGCGCACCATGCGCCTGCGATCCAAACGCGCCAAAGTGACACATGGGGCGTCGCGCGCAAGGCGCAGGGCTGGAAACAACACTGCGCTGCTGACGCGGAACCATGAAACCCCGACGGCAACCGCAACAGTGGTTTAG